One Halomonas sp. THAF5a genomic region harbors:
- the greB gene encoding transcription elongation factor GreB, producing the protein MKGRNMTRWRDPAKDPRQEPKSNLITAEGAERLRGILDHLSRVKRPALSTKVGEAAALGDRSENADYTYNKKELNRVIARIRYLTKRLDELTVVDRLPADTERVFFGAFVTLEDEEGEELAIRIVGHDETDTTRHWISVDAPLAKALLGKGLDDEATVTAPGGETTYLITDIVYRQP; encoded by the coding sequence ATGAAGGGCCGCAACATGACGCGCTGGCGCGATCCCGCCAAGGACCCGCGTCAGGAACCCAAGAGCAACCTGATCACCGCCGAGGGGGCCGAGCGGCTGCGCGGCATCCTCGACCACCTCTCGCGGGTCAAGCGCCCCGCCCTCTCCACCAAGGTGGGCGAGGCGGCGGCGCTGGGCGATCGCAGCGAGAACGCCGACTACACCTACAACAAGAAGGAGCTCAACCGGGTCATTGCCCGGATCCGCTACCTGACCAAGCGGCTCGATGAGCTGACGGTGGTGGACCGGCTCCCCGCGGATACCGAGCGCGTCTTCTTCGGCGCCTTCGTGACCCTGGAAGACGAGGAGGGCGAGGAGCTCGCCATTCGCATCGTCGGCCACGACGAGACCGACACGACAAGGCACTGGATCAGCGTGGACGCTCCCCTGGCGAAGGCGCTGCTGGGCAAGGGGCTCGACGACGAGGCCACAGTGACCGCGCCGGGCGGCGAGACCACCTACCTGATCACCGATATCGTTTATCGACAGCCCTAG
- a CDS encoding EF-hand domain-containing protein — translation MRKVLLKTTLLPLTLLFGASAVAADTPTFDDLDRNGDGMLSAEETLTVEGLNLETADTDGDSALSRKEFEAANTGMPGGADGASGMDGASGMDGAASMDGASSMEGSANMGGTANMEGSSTMDSSTMGGTRQESSTTHE, via the coding sequence ATGCGGAAGGTACTGCTGAAGACCACCTTGCTTCCCCTCACCCTGCTGTTCGGCGCCAGCGCCGTGGCTGCGGACACCCCCACCTTCGATGACCTGGACCGCAACGGCGATGGCATGCTGAGCGCCGAGGAAACCCTCACCGTGGAAGGCCTGAACCTTGAAACGGCGGATACCGATGGCGACAGCGCCCTCAGTCGGAAGGAGTTCGAGGCCGCCAACACCGGCATGCCGGGAGGCGCCGACGGCGCATCAGGCATGGACGGCGCATCAGGCATGGACGGCGCAGCGAGCATGGACGGTGCATCGAGCATGGAAGGCTCGGCCAATATGGGAGGCACAGCCAACATGGAGGGTTCATCGACCATGGATAGCTCGACCATGGGCGGAACGCGTCAGGAAAGCAGCACCACCCACGAGTGA
- a CDS encoding methyltransferase, with protein MSAETPVCQLLERQAFDYRGWLWVAPPQDAWLEAGQGRLLSADAALCAAWQAKGVPRASPFEALDAAPPGAVLFWPKSHAQGEWWLLWLCAHLPPGTPLQLVGENQGGIKRVLKVLAALGLGCRKLDTARRCGLYATRLDRVGIDPDAAWTRFEAEGMTLVSHPGVFGHGKLDDGTRLLLGELPGTLEGRADKGRGDILDMGCGDGILAAWLARRGARVTAVDVNGFAVEATRRTLAANGLAGEALASDVYSALGDRTFDAIVSNPPFHHERAIDYGPAGRLIREAPAHLKPGGCLLLVANAFLPYPDLLEAAFGGFEILADDRRFRVYAATRDGRS; from the coding sequence ATGAGTGCCGAGACCCCCGTCTGCCAGCTGCTGGAGCGACAAGCGTTCGACTATCGCGGCTGGCTCTGGGTGGCGCCGCCCCAGGACGCCTGGCTCGAGGCGGGGCAGGGCCGACTGCTCAGCGCCGATGCGGCGCTGTGCGCGGCCTGGCAGGCCAAGGGGGTCCCGAGGGCCTCGCCCTTCGAGGCCCTCGACGCGGCGCCTCCCGGGGCGGTGCTCTTCTGGCCGAAGAGCCACGCCCAGGGCGAGTGGTGGCTGCTGTGGCTCTGCGCCCACCTGCCGCCGGGCACCCCGCTGCAGCTGGTCGGCGAGAACCAGGGCGGTATCAAGCGCGTGCTCAAGGTGCTGGCGGCGCTGGGGCTCGGCTGTCGCAAGCTCGACACCGCCCGGCGCTGCGGCCTCTACGCGACCCGCCTGGACCGGGTGGGTATCGACCCCGACGCGGCCTGGACGCGCTTCGAGGCCGAGGGTATGACCCTGGTCAGCCACCCCGGCGTCTTCGGCCACGGCAAGCTGGACGACGGCACCCGCCTGCTGCTGGGCGAGCTGCCCGGGACGCTGGAAGGGCGCGCCGATAAGGGGCGAGGCGATATCCTGGACATGGGCTGCGGCGACGGCATCCTCGCCGCCTGGCTGGCCCGTCGCGGCGCCCGGGTCACGGCCGTGGACGTCAACGGCTTCGCGGTGGAGGCGACCCGGCGCACCCTCGCGGCCAACGGCCTGGCCGGCGAGGCGCTGGCGAGCGACGTCTACTCGGCGCTTGGCGACCGCACCTTCGACGCCATCGTCAGCAATCCCCCCTTCCATCACGAGCGAGCCATCGACTACGGTCCGGCGGGCCGGCTGATCCGCGAGGCGCCGGCGCACCTCAAGCCCGGCGGCTGCCTGCTGCTGGTGGCCAACGCCTTCCTGCCCTATCCGGACCTGCTGGAGGCCGCCTTCGGCGGTTTCGAGATCCTCGCCGACGATCGCCGCTTCCGGGTCTATGCCGCGACTCGTGACGGAAGGTCGTAA
- a CDS encoding methyltransferase domain-containing protein translates to MTAPVSPLSPAGDRYFDGLADKFAASLYGGARGELRLALLDRLLPEMLALEGQPLLDVGGGLGQLAGWFAERGHPVTLAEPSGEMLARAREHLAGQGVRFLEAPLQALPEQAQGPWPLIACHAVLEWLADPRAALATLAGLLAPGGQLSLMVFNRDALRLSNVVKGNLEKALTDRLEGKGLRKRLTPISPLTHAQIEAWSAESDLVIREVAGIRVFADYLRQPPESEAERERLLALEHRYARVDPHWRLGRYLLYTLERPMQSPQEATP, encoded by the coding sequence ATGACCGCACCCGTTTCTCCTCTTTCGCCGGCCGGTGACCGTTACTTCGACGGCCTGGCCGACAAGTTCGCCGCGAGCCTCTACGGCGGGGCCCGGGGCGAGCTGCGCCTGGCGCTGCTCGACCGCCTGCTGCCCGAGATGCTCGCGCTCGAGGGGCAGCCGCTGCTCGACGTCGGCGGCGGCCTCGGCCAGCTGGCCGGCTGGTTCGCCGAGCGCGGCCACCCGGTGACGCTGGCCGAGCCCTCCGGCGAGATGCTGGCGCGGGCCCGGGAACACCTGGCAGGGCAGGGCGTGCGCTTCCTCGAGGCCCCGCTGCAGGCCCTGCCCGAGCAGGCTCAGGGTCCCTGGCCGCTGATCGCCTGCCATGCCGTCCTCGAATGGCTGGCCGACCCGCGCGCGGCGCTGGCCACCCTGGCCGGCCTGCTCGCGCCGGGCGGCCAGCTCTCGCTGATGGTGTTCAATCGCGATGCGCTCAGGCTCTCCAACGTGGTCAAGGGCAACCTGGAGAAGGCCCTGACGGATCGCCTGGAGGGCAAGGGGCTGCGCAAGCGGCTGACCCCGATCTCGCCGCTGACCCACGCACAGATCGAGGCCTGGAGCGCCGAGAGCGACCTGGTCATCCGCGAGGTGGCGGGCATCCGGGTGTTCGCCGACTACCTGCGCCAGCCGCCGGAGAGCGAGGCCGAGCGGGAGCGCCTGCTGGCGCTCGAGCACCGCTACGCCCGGGTCGACCCCCACTGGCGGCTCGGCCGCTACCTGCTCTACACCCTGGAGCGCCCCATGCAATCCCCACAGGAGGCCACCCCATGA
- a CDS encoding CHAD domain-containing protein, with protein MRRLVLMRHAKAKRGGKNMSDRDRPLSKRGRRQAAAMARAMRHGKDLAGEVHVSGARRARETLDEMARHLPQPALNERALSERAVKDEALYTFDADALLAWLRGLPDTTESVLVIGHNPALLALGRWLCPAAPDALSTGSVLRLTLPDTPWPSLTADSAVAMERLSPEQASHALFARRAPAAPRLGKRGTRRRILAMLAHQYRGVRALEPGVVAGVDAEFLHQYRVNLRRSRAIGEAVRATIRVPGLKKRLARLKAHARATSDLRDLDVFLASLAETPAPLTTRSRQALTRWLLARRQEAHAALCRRLARPDYGEALEDWRRFIASRAFRQALAAISHRRIASVLIERLDRHDRAHAGLSPQRDDAAFHDLRKAVKRLRYLAELDPKRHRELLSGLKRRQRLLGDLQDLCTRQAWIAAFVASARHAPRRERECDAWQAALEQAKQALRAEIMALPPLAESCRTTRAR; from the coding sequence ATGCGCCGACTCGTCCTGATGCGCCACGCCAAGGCGAAGCGTGGCGGCAAGAACATGTCCGACCGCGACCGCCCCCTGAGCAAGCGGGGCAGGCGACAGGCGGCTGCCATGGCAAGGGCCATGCGGCACGGGAAGGACCTCGCCGGCGAGGTGCATGTCAGCGGGGCGAGGCGGGCGCGAGAGACCCTCGACGAGATGGCGAGGCACCTGCCCCAACCGGCCTTGAACGAACGGGCCTTGAGCGAGCGGGCCGTGAAGGATGAGGCGCTCTACACCTTCGACGCCGACGCCCTGCTGGCCTGGCTACGAGGGCTGCCCGATACCACGGAGAGCGTGCTGGTGATCGGCCACAATCCCGCCCTGCTGGCGCTGGGACGCTGGCTCTGTCCGGCGGCGCCGGACGCCCTGTCCACCGGTAGCGTGCTGCGTCTTACGCTGCCCGATACCCCCTGGCCGTCACTGACCGCCGACAGCGCCGTCGCCATGGAGCGCCTGAGCCCGGAACAGGCAAGCCATGCGCTCTTTGCGCGCCGCGCGCCCGCCGCGCCAAGGCTGGGCAAGCGGGGCACCCGGCGACGCATCCTGGCCATGCTGGCCCATCAATACCGCGGCGTGCGCGCCCTGGAACCGGGCGTGGTGGCCGGGGTCGATGCGGAGTTCCTGCACCAGTATCGCGTCAACCTGCGCCGCAGCCGCGCCATCGGCGAAGCCGTGCGGGCCACGATCAGGGTCCCCGGCTTGAAGAAGCGGCTGGCACGGCTCAAGGCGCATGCCAGGGCCACCAGCGACCTGCGCGACCTGGACGTCTTCCTGGCAAGCCTGGCCGAGACCCCGGCGCCGCTGACGACGCGCTCGCGTCAGGCACTGACGCGCTGGCTGCTGGCCCGGCGCCAGGAAGCGCACGCCGCGCTGTGCCGGCGGCTCGCCCGGCCCGACTACGGCGAGGCGCTGGAGGACTGGAGGCGCTTTATCGCCTCCCGGGCGTTCAGGCAGGCGCTGGCCGCGATCTCCCACCGGCGCATCGCCTCGGTGCTGATCGAGCGCCTCGACCGGCACGATCGGGCGCATGCCGGGCTCTCCCCGCAGCGCGATGACGCCGCCTTTCACGACCTGCGCAAGGCGGTGAAACGCCTACGCTATCTCGCCGAGCTGGACCCCAAGCGCCATCGCGAGCTGCTGTCGGGCCTGAAGCGTCGCCAGCGCCTGCTGGGTGACCTCCAGGATCTCTGCACCCGCCAGGCCTGGATCGCGGCCTTCGTCGCCAGCGCCCGCCACGCCCCCAGGCGAGAGCGGGAGTGCGACGCCTGGCAGGCGGCGCTCGAGCAGGCCAAGCAGGCGTTACGGGCAGAGATCATGGCCCTGCCGCCCCTGGCGGAGAGTTGCCGCACGACTCGCGCGCGCTGA
- a CDS encoding TonB-dependent receptor, translating to MTTPLLRRLPLAACIAALAGAAHAETHDLEPLIIVGRAAVPGESTITPQQSSAPAADAGEWLRRINGVEAIRMGGHGLDPVIRGQQGNALNILVDGGYVFGACPNRMDPPTAYAPLQSFDRVTVSKGVTTLQHGAGGSGGTVLFERLPPDFEGGEVQQQGSVGASFDDNGERAGVYAHLVAGNENGYWRLDAERRQANDYEDGDGRRIHSGYETTSGGVTLGFTPTADTEVAFGYEGIRERDVAFAGAGMDSPESDNDTFRLRLDHALSDALRMEHRLQFTTIDHVMDNFSLREPPVKMGMAMKMRSPTESDTFTWKSMVVQQRENSDLRLGVNVLQNERDARIINDSKGVVAFLSWPDVTTRQSGVFAEMDHYLGERTTVSGGLRLDYSEASADAADQASDTGVVAADLYRREYGVADDLDHDAWLVGGFLRGEWRPNDTDTLYASLSRAERDADATERYFAKNDWVGNPGLDPEVHHQLDVGIERRLADAGIELTAFADRVDDYIFRETVDGISVYRNIDATLYGLELSGDLRWGHHWETRGQLSWVRGDNLDDGGALADIAPLRGRLAQFHVREAWEAGLTARFSDAQDRLGPDEEATAGYVVLDAESAWRWQAMTLRAGVSNLLDKTYSDFLNRNRSASDPFLAEDPDSLALPLNEPGRSLWVGVDYVF from the coding sequence ATGACCACGCCACTCCTTCGCCGCCTGCCGCTTGCGGCCTGCATCGCCGCCTTGGCCGGTGCCGCCCACGCTGAGACCCACGACCTTGAACCCCTGATCATCGTAGGGCGAGCCGCCGTGCCCGGCGAGTCGACGATCACGCCCCAACAGTCGTCGGCACCGGCGGCCGATGCCGGGGAGTGGCTGCGGCGCATCAACGGGGTGGAGGCGATCCGCATGGGCGGTCATGGGCTCGACCCGGTGATTCGCGGCCAGCAGGGCAATGCGCTGAACATCCTGGTGGATGGCGGCTATGTCTTCGGCGCCTGTCCCAACCGCATGGATCCGCCCACCGCCTATGCGCCGCTGCAGAGCTTCGACCGGGTGACCGTGAGCAAGGGCGTGACGACCCTGCAGCACGGGGCCGGCGGCAGCGGAGGCACCGTGCTCTTCGAGCGCCTGCCGCCGGACTTCGAGGGCGGTGAGGTGCAGCAGCAGGGCAGCGTGGGGGCGAGCTTCGACGACAACGGCGAGCGAGCCGGCGTCTATGCCCACCTGGTGGCCGGCAACGAGAACGGCTACTGGCGGCTGGACGCCGAGCGCCGGCAGGCCAACGACTACGAGGACGGCGACGGCCGGCGCATCCACAGCGGTTACGAGACCACCAGCGGCGGCGTGACCCTGGGGTTCACGCCCACGGCCGACACCGAGGTGGCGTTCGGCTACGAGGGCATCCGCGAGCGCGACGTCGCCTTCGCCGGCGCCGGCATGGACTCGCCGGAGAGCGACAACGATACCTTTCGGCTTCGCCTGGACCATGCCTTATCCGACGCCCTGCGAATGGAGCATCGCCTGCAGTTCACCACTATCGACCACGTGATGGACAACTTCTCGCTGCGCGAGCCACCCGTGAAAATGGGGATGGCCATGAAGATGCGCTCGCCCACCGAGTCCGACACCTTCACCTGGAAGAGCATGGTCGTGCAGCAGCGCGAGAACAGCGACCTGCGGCTCGGGGTCAACGTGCTGCAAAACGAGCGCGACGCGCGGATCATCAATGACTCGAAGGGCGTGGTGGCGTTTCTCTCCTGGCCGGACGTGACCACCCGCCAGTCGGGGGTGTTCGCCGAGATGGATCACTACCTGGGCGAGCGCACCACCGTCAGCGGTGGCCTGCGGCTCGATTATTCCGAGGCCAGTGCCGATGCCGCCGACCAGGCCAGCGATACCGGCGTGGTGGCGGCCGATCTCTACCGTCGCGAGTACGGCGTGGCGGACGACCTGGACCACGACGCCTGGCTGGTGGGCGGCTTCCTGCGCGGGGAGTGGCGCCCGAACGATACCGACACCCTCTACGCCAGCCTGAGCCGCGCGGAGCGTGACGCCGATGCCACCGAGCGCTACTTCGCCAAGAACGACTGGGTGGGCAACCCCGGCCTCGACCCCGAGGTGCACCACCAGCTCGACGTGGGCATCGAGCGTCGGCTGGCCGATGCCGGCATCGAGCTGACGGCCTTCGCCGATCGCGTCGACGACTACATCTTCCGCGAGACGGTGGACGGCATCAGCGTCTACCGCAATATCGATGCCACCCTCTATGGCCTGGAGCTCTCCGGCGACCTGCGTTGGGGTCACCACTGGGAGACCCGTGGCCAGCTGAGCTGGGTGCGCGGCGATAACCTGGACGACGGCGGGGCGCTGGCCGATATCGCCCCGCTGCGCGGCCGGCTCGCGCAGTTCCACGTGCGCGAGGCCTGGGAGGCCGGGCTCACCGCGCGCTTCTCCGACGCCCAGGACCGGCTGGGGCCGGACGAGGAGGCCACGGCCGGCTATGTGGTGCTGGACGCCGAGTCGGCCTGGCGCTGGCAGGCCATGACCCTGCGCGCGGGCGTCAGCAACCTGCTCGACAAGACCTACAGCGACTTCCTCAATCGCAACCGCAGCGCCAGCGACCCCTTCCTCGCCGAGGATCCGGACAGCCTGGCCCTGCCGCTGAACGAGCCCGGCCGAAGCCTCTGGGTGGGCGTCGACTACGTCTTCTGA
- a CDS encoding porin, which yields MKKTLLATAIAGALAASGAQAATVYNQDGTKLDLYGNLQIAYRSIEKADEDTGDVEARDDIFDNGSTLGVAGEHVIYDGLTGYFKYEFEAEADEIKGAGGLDEGDQAYFGLKGNFGDARLGSWDPLIDDWIQDPITNNEYFDVSDSNSRIIGIEDSREGNKLQYMSPSFSGFQFALGTQYEGDAEFDGSSESVDGTGGASLTVMEQDDSEASFFGGVKYTAGAFSIAAVYDNLGNNDGEYTGTDGDGNAISGDYDAGDQYGITAQYTVDTLRVSAKLERFESDNDFVADTNFYGLGARYGYGNGDIYAAYQYVDVGGGDFIDTADDALTSGDWPNEREDESYNEMMIGASYNVSDAMYVWSEAAWYDREGDVDDGVAVGATYLF from the coding sequence ATGAAAAAGACACTGTTAGCGACTGCTATCGCCGGTGCTCTGGCCGCTTCCGGCGCCCAGGCCGCGACCGTCTACAACCAGGACGGCACCAAGCTGGACCTGTACGGCAACCTTCAGATCGCCTACCGCTCCATCGAAAAGGCTGATGAAGATACCGGTGACGTAGAAGCCCGTGACGATATTTTCGATAACGGCTCTACCCTGGGCGTTGCCGGCGAGCACGTGATCTATGATGGCCTGACCGGCTACTTCAAGTACGAGTTCGAAGCCGAAGCCGACGAGATCAAGGGTGCCGGCGGCCTCGATGAAGGTGACCAGGCCTACTTCGGCCTGAAGGGCAACTTCGGTGATGCGCGTCTCGGCTCTTGGGATCCGCTGATCGACGACTGGATCCAGGATCCGATCACCAACAACGAATACTTCGACGTCTCCGACTCCAACAGCCGTATCATTGGTATCGAAGATTCTCGCGAAGGCAACAAGCTTCAGTACATGTCGCCGTCCTTCAGCGGTTTCCAGTTCGCCCTGGGTACTCAGTACGAAGGTGATGCTGAATTTGACGGCAGCTCTGAGTCCGTAGATGGCACTGGCGGTGCCAGCCTGACTGTCATGGAGCAGGACGACAGCGAGGCTTCCTTCTTCGGTGGCGTGAAGTACACTGCTGGCGCCTTCTCCATCGCTGCGGTCTACGATAACCTGGGCAACAACGACGGCGAGTACACCGGTACCGACGGTGACGGCAACGCCATCAGCGGCGACTACGACGCTGGCGACCAGTACGGCATCACTGCCCAGTACACCGTTGACACCCTGCGCGTCTCAGCCAAGCTTGAGCGCTTTGAGTCCGACAACGACTTCGTTGCCGACACCAACTTCTACGGCCTGGGCGCTCGCTACGGCTACGGTAACGGCGACATCTATGCGGCCTACCAGTACGTCGACGTGGGTGGTGGCGATTTCATCGATACTGCCGACGACGCTCTGACCAGCGGCGACTGGCCGAACGAGCGCGAAGACGAAAGCTACAACGAGATGATGATCGGTGCTAGCTATAACGTCTCCGATGCCATGTACGTCTGGAGCGAGGCTGCCTGGTACGATCGCGAAGGCGATGTTGATGACGGCGTTGCCGTGGGTGCTACCTACCTGTTTTAA
- a CDS encoding ProQ/FINO family protein: protein MIEEGSTRLLERLEQRASALLAQLRASRVQQDALQSRLDELERRRVELEASQAERAAEVREEQAARQALAERCGELEARLKDLEATRQELAEENRELDEQNRELEAHNRRLLAEAPAEAEAGSVLFHRQARRAQGLSALIGDRARRQPADEAAAPSPEQGEALEAAAPESTDMAPTDDTPSTVEATPPAGDEAPSPQALLDQWYRRYPSTFFKGHTRPLKVGIHEELTAREPWPEKLVRRALACYVNLPRYLKSVREGAGRLDLAGEPAGQVDAAAAEHAHKKLERLQADRRQRGRPARGRGQGGARRHGDAGAKARRGEAPTAQATPAANRPGGGAKEGAPAATLDEKLSALLAKHNQR, encoded by the coding sequence GTGATCGAGGAAGGCTCAACCCGCCTGCTGGAACGGCTGGAGCAGCGCGCTTCGGCACTGCTCGCGCAGCTCAGGGCGTCGCGGGTGCAGCAGGATGCCCTGCAGTCGCGGCTCGACGAGCTGGAGCGTCGGCGCGTCGAACTCGAGGCGAGCCAGGCCGAGCGGGCCGCCGAGGTCCGCGAGGAGCAGGCCGCCCGCCAGGCCCTGGCGGAGCGCTGCGGCGAGCTCGAGGCGCGCCTCAAGGACCTGGAGGCCACCCGCCAGGAACTCGCCGAGGAGAACCGCGAGCTCGACGAGCAGAACCGCGAGCTCGAGGCCCACAACCGCCGCCTGCTGGCCGAGGCCCCCGCCGAGGCCGAGGCAGGAAGCGTGCTCTTCCATCGCCAGGCGCGCCGGGCCCAGGGGCTCTCCGCGCTGATCGGCGACCGCGCGCGTCGCCAGCCGGCCGACGAGGCCGCCGCCCCGTCGCCTGAGCAAGGCGAGGCACTCGAGGCCGCGGCTCCCGAGTCCACCGACATGGCCCCCACCGACGACACCCCGTCAACGGTCGAGGCGACGCCACCCGCCGGCGACGAGGCGCCGTCTCCCCAGGCGCTGCTAGACCAGTGGTATCGTCGCTACCCCTCCACCTTCTTCAAGGGCCACACCCGGCCGCTCAAGGTCGGCATCCACGAGGAGCTGACCGCGCGGGAGCCCTGGCCCGAGAAGCTCGTGCGACGTGCGCTGGCCTGCTACGTCAACCTGCCGCGCTACCTGAAGTCGGTGCGCGAGGGCGCCGGGCGCCTCGATCTCGCCGGCGAGCCGGCGGGGCAGGTGGATGCCGCCGCCGCCGAGCACGCCCACAAGAAGCTCGAGCGGCTGCAGGCCGACCGTCGCCAACGCGGGCGCCCCGCGCGCGGCCGGGGGCAGGGTGGTGCCAGGCGCCACGGCGATGCCGGCGCCAAGGCGCGGCGAGGCGAGGCCCCCACCGCCCAGGCGACGCCCGCAGCCAACCGGCCGGGCGGTGGTGCCAAAGAAGGCGCCCCCGCCGCGACCCTCGACGAGAAGCTCTCCGCGCTGCTGGCCAAGCATAACCAGCGTTGA
- a CDS encoding dihydrofolate reductase, translating into MSEASSMIDETLIPIAMIAAMDRNRVIGVDNQLPWYLPEDLKFFKRMTQAKPLVMGRKTYQSIGRPLPGRLNIVVTRDPDFQAEGVRVCHDLAAALRLADQQATIDGVEEIMVMGGAEIYAQALPFASRLYLTEVEIEVEGDARFPAIDPAEWEPVQRVAGTPAEGQPDYQFVQYQRRQG; encoded by the coding sequence ATGAGCGAGGCCTCCAGCATGATCGACGAGACCCTGATCCCCATCGCGATGATCGCCGCCATGGACCGAAACCGCGTGATCGGCGTCGACAACCAGCTGCCCTGGTACCTGCCCGAGGACCTCAAGTTCTTCAAGCGGATGACCCAGGCCAAGCCGCTGGTGATGGGACGCAAGACCTACCAGTCCATCGGCCGGCCGCTGCCGGGCCGCCTCAATATCGTGGTCACCCGCGATCCCGACTTCCAGGCGGAGGGCGTGCGGGTCTGCCACGACCTCGCCGCCGCCCTGCGGCTTGCCGACCAGCAGGCCACCATCGACGGCGTCGAGGAGATCATGGTGATGGGCGGGGCCGAGATCTACGCTCAGGCGCTGCCCTTCGCCAGCCGGCTCTACCTGACCGAGGTGGAGATCGAGGTCGAGGGCGACGCCCGCTTCCCGGCGATCGATCCGGCCGAGTGGGAGCCGGTGCAGCGCGTGGCCGGCACGCCCGCCGAGGGCCAGCCGGACTACCAGTTCGTGCAGTACCAGCGACGCCAGGGATAA
- a CDS encoding thymidylate synthase: protein MRLVLDHGTQRDDRTGVGTRSVFGHQMRFDLSRGFPLVTTKKLHLRSIIHELLWFLAGDTNIAYLKENGVRIWDEWADEHGDLGPVYGYQWRSWPDPRGGHVDQIATLLEQIRTNPRSRRLIVSAWNPALVDEMALPPCHCLFQFYVADGRLSCQLYQRSADIFLGVPFNIASYALLTRMIAQVAGLEPGDFVHTLGDAHLYLNHLEQAEEQLSRTPRAAPRLVLDPAVDDLFAFRFEHIAIEDYAPHPHIKAQVAV from the coding sequence ATGCGCCTGGTGCTCGATCACGGCACGCAGCGTGACGATCGCACCGGCGTCGGCACCCGCTCGGTGTTCGGCCACCAGATGCGCTTCGATCTCTCCCGCGGCTTCCCGCTGGTGACCACCAAGAAGCTGCACCTGCGCTCGATCATCCACGAGCTGCTGTGGTTCCTGGCCGGCGATACCAACATCGCCTACCTCAAGGAGAACGGGGTGCGCATCTGGGACGAGTGGGCCGACGAGCACGGCGACCTGGGGCCGGTCTACGGCTACCAGTGGCGCAGCTGGCCCGACCCGCGAGGCGGGCACGTCGACCAGATCGCGACCCTGCTCGAGCAGATTCGCACCAACCCGCGCTCGCGACGGTTGATCGTCTCGGCCTGGAACCCGGCGCTGGTCGACGAGATGGCGCTGCCGCCGTGTCACTGCCTCTTCCAGTTCTACGTGGCCGACGGACGGCTCTCCTGCCAGCTCTATCAGCGCAGCGCCGATATCTTCCTCGGCGTGCCGTTCAACATCGCCAGCTATGCGCTGCTGACCCGGATGATCGCCCAGGTCGCGGGGCTCGAGCCCGGCGACTTCGTGCATACCCTCGGCGATGCGCACCTCTACCTGAACCATCTCGAGCAGGCCGAGGAGCAGCTCTCGCGCACGCCCCGCGCGGCCCCGCGCCTGGTGCTCGACCCCGCGGTGGATGACCTCTTCGCGTTCCGCTTCGAGCACATCGCCATCGAAGACTACGCCCCCCATCCGCATATCAAGGCCCAGGTGGCCGTATGA
- the lgt gene encoding prolipoprotein diacylglyceryl transferase: MLPYPDIDPVAIALGPFQVHWYGLMYVIGFVAAWFLGRRRAERIGLTRDDVGDLLFYAAIGVVAGGRLGYALFYGMEQWLEDPLWIFRVWDGGMSFHGGLIGVLLAALWFARKKGLAFFTLTDFVAPLVPIGLGAGRIGNFINRELPGRLTELPWGMPFPGMGPAPRHPSSLYEALLEGAVLFSVLWWVSAVPRRRGLVSGLFLLLYGVFRFLVEFVRLPDPHIGFIALGWVTMGMLLTLPMIAAGLALIAWSRRQPVDAKA, translated from the coding sequence ATGCTGCCTTACCCTGATATCGACCCCGTGGCCATCGCCCTCGGCCCCTTCCAGGTCCACTGGTACGGCCTGATGTACGTGATTGGCTTCGTGGCCGCCTGGTTCCTCGGGCGTCGCCGGGCCGAGCGCATCGGCCTGACCCGGGACGACGTCGGCGACTTGCTGTTCTACGCCGCCATCGGGGTGGTGGCGGGCGGGCGCCTGGGCTACGCGCTCTTCTACGGCATGGAGCAGTGGCTCGAGGACCCGCTGTGGATCTTCCGCGTCTGGGACGGCGGCATGAGCTTCCATGGCGGCCTGATCGGCGTGCTCCTCGCCGCGCTCTGGTTCGCTCGCAAGAAGGGCCTGGCCTTCTTCACCCTGACCGACTTCGTGGCGCCCCTGGTGCCCATCGGCCTGGGCGCAGGGCGCATCGGCAACTTCATCAATCGGGAGCTGCCCGGGCGTCTCACCGAGCTGCCCTGGGGCATGCCCTTCCCCGGCATGGGGCCCGCGCCGCGCCATCCCTCGTCGCTCTACGAGGCGCTGCTCGAGGGGGCGGTGCTGTTCTCGGTGCTGTGGTGGGTCTCGGCGGTGCCGCGTCGCCGCGGGCTGGTCTCCGGCCTCTTCCTGCTGCTCTACGGGGTGTTCCGCTTCCTGGTGGAGTTCGTGCGCCTGCCGGACCCGCACATCGGCTTCATCGCCCTGGGATGGGTGACCATGGGCATGCTGCTGACCCTGCCGATGATCGCCGCGGGGCTCGCGCTGATCGCCTGGTCGCGCCGCCAGCCGGTGGATGCGAAGGCCTGA